The proteins below come from a single Treponema phagedenis genomic window:
- a CDS encoding uracil-xanthine permease family protein, whose amino-acid sequence MEKDTKGLLFQLEGKPSLNETMPMAFQHVVAMIVGCITPALLVGGVAGANLSQDNLVLLIQMSLVIAGLSTLVQLFPIGKKIGSSLPVILGVSFAYVPTMQSVASTYSKNPAFGSEKAIGVIVGAMIVGGACALLFGMFVKYLKPLFPPLVTGTVVFTIGLSLYPIAIRYIGGGNAMAKDFANPKNLFVGFLTLAIVTALNHFGKGFIKLSSILISIIIGYLVSIPLGLVNFSKIASSSIIINQNPILHFAPQFETSVIISFVILFIVNSVQAIGDFTATTVGGLDREPTEKELSGGIIAYGITNMLGSLIGGLPTATFSQNVGIVGTTKVVNRRVFAQAAIIILIAGLIPKFGALLTTIPTPVLGGATIPVFSSITMTGIKLIAKEPLSFRNTSIIGLSVAIGMGVTAVPQLFNVEVYGPTALMVKTAIGSSPVVLATLCAIILNVIIPKKAEDIAK is encoded by the coding sequence ATGGAAAAAGACACAAAAGGGTTGTTGTTCCAATTAGAAGGAAAACCGAGTCTTAATGAAACTATGCCGATGGCATTTCAGCACGTTGTAGCAATGATAGTAGGCTGCATCACTCCTGCGCTTTTGGTAGGTGGAGTGGCGGGAGCCAATCTGTCACAAGACAATTTGGTGTTGCTTATACAAATGTCATTGGTGATAGCGGGTTTATCAACACTGGTGCAGCTTTTCCCGATAGGGAAAAAAATCGGTTCAAGCTTACCGGTAATACTGGGAGTCAGTTTTGCGTATGTTCCCACAATGCAATCGGTTGCTTCTACATACAGCAAGAATCCTGCATTCGGTTCCGAGAAGGCAATAGGTGTAATAGTAGGAGCGATGATTGTCGGCGGTGCTTGTGCATTGCTTTTCGGTATGTTCGTAAAGTATTTAAAGCCTTTGTTCCCGCCGCTGGTAACGGGAACCGTTGTATTTACAATCGGCCTTTCATTGTATCCGATAGCCATCAGATATATTGGCGGCGGTAATGCTATGGCAAAAGACTTTGCAAATCCGAAAAATTTATTTGTAGGATTTTTAACTTTAGCAATTGTAACCGCTTTAAATCATTTTGGAAAAGGATTTATCAAACTTTCTTCAATATTGATTTCAATAATAATCGGATATCTTGTTTCGATACCGCTTGGATTGGTAAATTTTTCCAAGATAGCAAGTTCAAGTATAATTATTAATCAAAATCCCATACTTCATTTTGCACCGCAATTTGAAACATCGGTAATTATATCTTTTGTAATTTTATTTATTGTAAACTCTGTTCAGGCAATCGGGGATTTTACAGCAACTACCGTAGGAGGGCTTGACAGAGAGCCGACGGAAAAAGAATTAAGCGGTGGAATTATTGCTTACGGTATTACCAATATGCTTGGATCTCTTATAGGCGGATTGCCGACCGCAACGTTCAGTCAGAATGTCGGTATAGTTGGCACGACCAAGGTTGTTAACAGAAGAGTGTTTGCCCAAGCGGCGATTATTATTTTAATAGCAGGATTAATTCCGAAGTTCGGTGCGCTGCTTACGACAATACCTACACCGGTTCTTGGCGGAGCGACAATTCCCGTATTCTCTTCAATTACCATGACGGGTATCAAGCTTATTGCGAAAGAACCGTTAAGTTTTAGAAATACAAGCATAATCGGACTCTCGGTTGCTATCGGTATGGGAGTTACGGCTGTGCCGCAACTCTTTAATGTTGAAGTTTACGGGCCTACGGCTTTAATGGTGAAGACGGCA
- the ssnA gene encoding putative aminohydrolase SsnA: protein MIITNGKVITNDKNSTFYDNGAVYIKDNIIVDVGNSDEIKKHYKTETILDAKGGIILPGFICTHSHIYSAYARGISVTKPTDNFFNVLENLWWSLDSKLKEKDVELNALTTYIDSIMNGVTTVIDHHSGPQSLDGSLFIIAEAAKKLGIRTSLCYEVTDRYGDDVRDRAIKENIAFIKAAQKNESDMIKGLFGLHASFTVSDETLYKVREAMEGVYDGYHIHVAEGLEDELLCLKKYKKRIVNRLFDFDILGERTIAAHCVHINAGEMDILKKTNTNVVHNPESNMNNAVGTTNVLKLLEKGIVVGLGTDAYTNDMYESMKVAKILMSHEASDPTVGFAETKQMQFTNNPIILSKYFNKNLGVIEKGAYADIAVAEYNPPTPMHKDNWFGHLVFGLSGKQTIHTVINGKIVMKDREVLGIDVDKIMSESRIRAAEIWKEM, encoded by the coding sequence AACAAATGACAAGAATTCAACATTCTACGATAACGGCGCTGTTTATATAAAAGACAATATAATTGTCGATGTCGGAAATTCCGATGAAATTAAAAAACACTACAAGACAGAAACTATTCTTGATGCAAAGGGAGGAATTATTCTTCCCGGTTTTATTTGCACTCACAGTCATATCTATTCCGCCTATGCAAGAGGCATATCCGTAACCAAACCTACCGATAATTTTTTCAATGTGCTTGAAAATTTATGGTGGTCATTGGACAGCAAACTTAAGGAAAAAGATGTTGAGCTCAATGCGCTTACCACGTATATCGATTCTATTATGAACGGGGTTACCACCGTAATTGACCACCATTCGGGGCCTCAGTCTTTAGACGGCTCTTTATTTATCATTGCGGAGGCGGCAAAAAAACTCGGCATAAGAACTTCCCTTTGTTATGAAGTAACCGACAGATATGGTGATGATGTACGGGATAGGGCAATTAAAGAAAACATAGCTTTTATCAAGGCTGCTCAAAAAAATGAAAGCGATATGATTAAAGGGCTTTTCGGGCTTCACGCATCTTTTACCGTGTCGGATGAAACTCTTTATAAAGTAAGAGAAGCAATGGAAGGAGTTTATGACGGGTATCATATCCACGTGGCTGAAGGGCTTGAGGATGAACTCTTATGCTTAAAAAAATACAAAAAAAGAATTGTCAACAGGCTTTTTGATTTTGATATTTTAGGCGAGCGAACTATTGCGGCTCACTGTGTGCATATTAATGCGGGTGAGATGGATATATTAAAAAAAACAAATACCAATGTGGTACACAATCCCGAGTCAAACATGAATAATGCGGTGGGAACAACCAATGTGTTAAAGCTTTTGGAAAAAGGTATTGTAGTCGGCCTTGGCACTGATGCATATACAAATGATATGTATGAGTCCATGAAGGTTGCAAAAATCCTGATGAGCCATGAAGCTTCCGATCCGACTGTTGGCTTTGCGGAAACAAAACAAATGCAATTCACAAATAATCCTATTATACTTTCCAAATACTTTAATAAAAATCTCGGAGTTATCGAAAAAGGTGCTTACGCCGATATTGCGGTTGCAGAGTATAACCCTCCAACTCCGATGCATAAAGATAACTGGTTCGGTCATCTGGTTTTCGGGCTAAGCGGAAAACAAACCATACACACGGTTATAAACGGAAAAATTGTAATGAAAGATAGAGAAGTGCTTGGAATTGATGTAGATAAAATAATGAGCGAATCAAGAATTCGTGCTGCTGAAATTTGGAAGGAGATGTGA